From a single Drosophila sulfurigaster albostrigata strain 15112-1811.04 chromosome 3, ASM2355843v2, whole genome shotgun sequence genomic region:
- the LOC133843771 gene encoding LOW QUALITY PROTEIN: dnaJ homolog subfamily C member 16 (The sequence of the model RefSeq protein was modified relative to this genomic sequence to represent the inferred CDS: deleted 2 bases in 1 codon) encodes MMANYWILYCAALTVLATLAHCALNNPYEELGITRSATVQEVRRAYKQLAKEWHPDKNNHPDAERRFVQIKKAYELLNDQERRKVYDQHGITSEDSHYLRQKHDYSGYNRFAFDPVEEFFGKQFGFDQDISLYHKLSVTSNYFEQTIIPKSKTKLHIIMFYNDWCFGCMRIVAAFKKLVDTFEPLGVQFATINAAHEPGILRKTGADGIPRMVLVMSGHSYVYRENVYTQQKLAEFIRKKMPFKIGQRINDDNLEEFLKGWTDNRVRALVLEPRSSTRLRYLIAAFGFHDRVAFGFVDLTNKNTKLIADRFKVNPKLDTLFLFNEDSLRAVASISMADIPTQTLENIISSNQYLSLPRLSSQEVLEGVCPAEWNRPRKRLCVVLITENSPDYDIARGALRHIALESGYSAERVRFAYMYKEKQADFLNAISKGSFEDNLLRLVVIWRRDSTQIKYEWVDGAKLDIKTTDYLNNSAINTTKHEINLTIQRLLKTNEALTYEAYVQNLLDEHAQGILSKWITRLLYLVDYLSDNIEDEHLFAALSLLGTIAFMFAIGYVMMYFVRAEEETLKAQGQLNDGLCNNKPSKQAPELKLYELRAEKYNGLVRLLKPGCRTILLITDLQSRTKLIPPYHRAVWPYRRTKTLLFGHMLIEKGLSWYSELLRLSLCTNQNLQINPRNCVGTVIALNGHRKYFCVYHAKHPECARGTKRMIKMTKQLLDRNDDPEIGNFLGVNYSEESDAESNVLFEDNLLDGLSNWLDRLFEGTTHRYYINYWPDFPTK; translated from the exons ATGATGGCCAATTATTGGATACTATATTGTGCTGCACTCACTGTGCTCGCTACTCTCGCCCACTGTGCCCTCAATAATCCCTACGAGGAACTCGGTATAACGAGATCGGCAACGGTGCAAGAAGTGCGTCGAGCCTATAAACAATTGGCCAAAGAATGGCATCCCGATAAAAACAATCATCCGGACGCAGAAAGGCGTtttgtgcaaatt aaaaaagccTACGAACTGCTCAACGATCAGGAGCGACGTAAAGTTTACGATCAACATGGAATCACAAGCGAGGATTCACATTATTTGCGACAAAAGCACGATTATAGCGGCTATAATCGTTTCGCTTTCGATCCAGTTGAGGAGTTCTTTGGCAAACAGTTTGGCTTCGATCAGGACATTAGTTTGTATCACAAATTGTCCGTTACCTCGAATTATTTCGAGCAAACAATCATACCAAAGAGCAAAACCAAATTGCATATTATCATGTTCTACAATGATTGGTGTTTTGGCTGTATGAGAATTGTGGCGGCCTTTAAGAAGTTAGTCGACACCTTTGAGCCGCTTGGTGTGCAATTTGCCACCATAAATGCGGCCCATGAGCCGGGCATCTTGAGGAAAACCGGTGCTGATGGCATTCCCAGAATGGTCCTGGTGATGAGTGGCCACAGTTATGTGTATCGTGAGAATGTATATACACAACAGAAACTGGCCGAGTTTATACGCAAGAAGATGCCCTTTAAGATCGGTCAGCGCATCAACGATGATAATCTGGAAGAGTTCCTAAAGGGCTGGACAGATAATCGTGTGCGTGCCTTGGTCCTAGAACCAAGAAGTTCCACGAGATTAAGGTATCTGATCGCTGCCTTTGGTTTTCACGATCGTGTCGCCTTTGGTTTCGTCGATCTGACGAATAAGAATACCAAATTAATCGCAGATCGTTTCAAAGTGAATCCAAAGCTGGATACACTGTTTCTCTTCAATGAGGATTCGTTGCGTGCGGTGGCCAGCATCTCCATGGCGGATATACCAACGCAAACGTTGGAGAACATTATCTCATCGAATCAATACTTGTCACTGCCGCGTCTCTCGTCGCAAGAGGTGCTCGAGGGCGTTTGTCCCGCTGAATGGAATCGTCCCCGCAAGCGTTTGTGTGTCGTTCTCATCACCGAGAACTCGCCGGACTATGATATAGCACGCGGTGCATTGCGACACATTGCGCTGGAAAGCGGTTACAGTGCGGAACGAGTGCGATTCGCCTATATGTACAAGGAGAAGCAGGCGGATTTCTTGAATGCCATTTCCAAAGGTTCCTTCGAGGATAATCTGCTGCGTCTCGTGGTCATTTGGCGACGCGATAGCACACAGATCAAATACGAATGGGTCGATGGCGCGAAGCTGGACATCAAGACCACAGATTATTTGAATAACTCTGCCATAAATACGACAAAACATGAGATTAATTTGACCATTCAACGTTTATTGAAAACGAATGAAGCTCTCACCTATGAGGCCTATGTGCAGAATCTATTGGATGAGCATGCTCAGGGCATACTAAGTAAATGGATAACACGTTTACTCTATCTAGTCGATTATCTATCCGATAACATTGAGGATGAGCATTTATTTGCCGCTCTATCGCTGCTGGGCACAATTGCCTTTATGTTTGCCATCGGCTATGTGATGATGTATTTTGTTCGCGCCGAGGAGGAAACCCTCAAGGCGCAAGGACAACTCAACGACGGGTTGTGCAATAATAAGCCCAGCAAGCAGGCGCCTGAATTGAAGCTCTATGAGCTGCGAGCCGAGAAGTACAATGGCCTGGTGCGTCTGCTGAAACCCGGTTGTCGCACGATTCTCTTGATTACAGATCTGCAGAGTCGGACGAAACTAATACCGCCATATCATCGAGCGGTTTGGCCGTATAGACGGACCAAAACGCTGCTGTTTGGCCACATGCTGATCGAGAAGGGTTTGTCGTGGTATTCGGAACTGTTACGCTTATCGTTATGCACAAATCAGAATCTACAGATTAATCCACGGAATTGTGTGGGCACCGTAATAGCATTAAATGGACATCGCAAGTATTTTTGCGTCTATCATGCCAAGCATCCGGAATGCGCTCGTGGCACAAAGCGTATGATTAAGATGACCAAACAGCTGCTGGATCGCAACGATGATCCAGAGATTGGCAATTTTCTGGGCGTGAATTATTCGGAGGAATCCGATGCTGAATCGAATGTGCTCTTCGAGGACAATCTGTTGGATGGTCTCAGCAATTGGCTGGATCGATTGTTCGAGGGCACCACACACAGATACTATATTAACTATTGGCCCGATTTTCCCACTAAGTAG
- the LOC133843775 gene encoding E3 ubiquitin-protein ligase sina isoform X2, with protein MSNKINPKRREPTAAAAVAAATAVVATNTSSSTGSSSAGGGDAGMSADLTSLFECPVCFDYVLPPILQCSSGHLVCVSCRSKLTCCPTCRGPLANIRNLAMEKVASNVKFPCKHSGYGCTASLVYTEKTEHEETCECRPYLCPCPGASCKWQGPLDLVMQHLMMSHKSITTLQGEDIVFLATDINLPGAVDWVMMQSCFGHHFMLVLEKQEKYDGHQQFFAIVQLIGSRKEAENFVYRLELNGNRRRLTWEAMPRSIHEGVASAILNSDCLVFDTSIAQLFADNGNLGINVTISLV; from the exons ATGTCCAATAAAATCAATCCCAAGCGACGTGAACCGACAGCAGCCGCCGCTGtagccgccgccaccgccgttGTGGCGACCAATACGAGCAGCTCGACGGGATCGTCCAGTGCTG GAGGCGGTGATGCTGGCATGTCTGCCGATCTAACATCGCTATTCGAGTGCCCCGTTTGTTTCGATTATGTGCTGCCACCGATACTGCAATGCTCCAGCGGGCATTTGGTATGCGTCTCGTGCCGTTCCAAGCTCACATGCTGCCCCACATGTCGCGGCCCCCTCGCCAACATACGCAACCTGGCCATGGAGAAGGTCGCCTCCAATGTGAAATTCCCATGCAAACATTCGGGCTACGGCTGCACCGCCTCGCTGGTCTACACCGAGAAGACGGAGCACGAGGAGACCTGCGAATGCCGGCCGTATCTGTGCCCATGTCCGGGTGCCTCGTGCAAGTGGCAAGGACCGTTGGATCTAGTCATGCAGCATCTGATGATGTCACACAAGAGCATTACAACGCTGCAGGGCGAGGATATTGTGTTCTTGGCCACCGACATCAATCTGCCCGGCGCCGTCGATTGGGTGATGATGCAGTCGTGTTTTGGCCATCATTTCATGCTTGTGCTGGAGAAACAGGAGAAATACGATGGCCATCAGCAGTTCTTTGCCATCGTTCAGCTGATCGGGTCGCGCAAGGAGGCCGAGAATTTTGTGTATCGCCTGGAATTGAATGGGAATCGTCGTCGTCTCACCTGGGAGGCAATGCCGCGTTCCATACACGAGGGCGTTGCCTCGGCCATACTCAATTCGGATTGTCTGGTGTTTGACACATCGATTGCGCAACTCTTTGCCGACAATGGGAATCTGGGCATCAATGTAACCATATCTCTGGTCTaa
- the LOC133843775 gene encoding E3 ubiquitin-protein ligase sina isoform X1, protein MSNKINPKRREPTAAAAVAAATAVVATNTSSSTGSSSAGNTSSANTSSSSSSSLSSAGGGDAGMSADLTSLFECPVCFDYVLPPILQCSSGHLVCVSCRSKLTCCPTCRGPLANIRNLAMEKVASNVKFPCKHSGYGCTASLVYTEKTEHEETCECRPYLCPCPGASCKWQGPLDLVMQHLMMSHKSITTLQGEDIVFLATDINLPGAVDWVMMQSCFGHHFMLVLEKQEKYDGHQQFFAIVQLIGSRKEAENFVYRLELNGNRRRLTWEAMPRSIHEGVASAILNSDCLVFDTSIAQLFADNGNLGINVTISLV, encoded by the coding sequence ATGTCCAATAAAATCAATCCCAAGCGACGTGAACCGACAGCAGCCGCCGCTGtagccgccgccaccgccgttGTGGCGACCAATACGAGCAGCTCGACGGGATCGTCCAGTGCTGGTAACACATCATCGGCAAACACATCGTCCTCATCCAGCTCATCACTGTCGTCCGCAGGAGGCGGTGATGCTGGCATGTCTGCCGATCTAACATCGCTATTCGAGTGCCCCGTTTGTTTCGATTATGTGCTGCCACCGATACTGCAATGCTCCAGCGGGCATTTGGTATGCGTCTCGTGCCGTTCCAAGCTCACATGCTGCCCCACATGTCGCGGCCCCCTCGCCAACATACGCAACCTGGCCATGGAGAAGGTCGCCTCCAATGTGAAATTCCCATGCAAACATTCGGGCTACGGCTGCACCGCCTCGCTGGTCTACACCGAGAAGACGGAGCACGAGGAGACCTGCGAATGCCGGCCGTATCTGTGCCCATGTCCGGGTGCCTCGTGCAAGTGGCAAGGACCGTTGGATCTAGTCATGCAGCATCTGATGATGTCACACAAGAGCATTACAACGCTGCAGGGCGAGGATATTGTGTTCTTGGCCACCGACATCAATCTGCCCGGCGCCGTCGATTGGGTGATGATGCAGTCGTGTTTTGGCCATCATTTCATGCTTGTGCTGGAGAAACAGGAGAAATACGATGGCCATCAGCAGTTCTTTGCCATCGTTCAGCTGATCGGGTCGCGCAAGGAGGCCGAGAATTTTGTGTATCGCCTGGAATTGAATGGGAATCGTCGTCGTCTCACCTGGGAGGCAATGCCGCGTTCCATACACGAGGGCGTTGCCTCGGCCATACTCAATTCGGATTGTCTGGTGTTTGACACATCGATTGCGCAACTCTTTGCCGACAATGGGAATCTGGGCATCAATGTAACCATATCTCTGGTCTaa
- the LOC133843774 gene encoding probable E3 ubiquitin-protein ligase sinah — MQPRRQRPNADAPPTANALTLPKDTNSGQEMETSLDHHQMEGSCSSSGGVSIDCDKPAETATREFLVSLLECPVCFSYMMPPIMQCSRGHLICSQCRNKLNVCPVCRVPMTNIRNLAMEKVGSKLIFPCKHACYGCRMRLSYADKKSHEEDCEFRPYFCPYPDEKCVWQGALKDVYKHFVSTHQNVITMEGTDIIFLATNVNQVGALDWTMIQSCHGRHFLLSLEKVQLGEGCQQYFAACRMIGTMRDAADFDYLISLEANNRTLKWQSKPRSIRESFVTYTNADFLVLNKSTVELFSEDGNLALNIIIKKADNGVQD, encoded by the coding sequence ATGCAACCACGTCGACAGCGCCCCAACGCGGATGCTCCACCGACGGCCAATGCTCTGACGCTGCCCAAGGATACGAACAGCGGTCAGGAGATGGAGACGTCACTCGATCACCACCAAATGGAaggcagttgcagcagcagcggcggcgtcAGCATCGATTGCGATAAACCCGCCGAGACGGCAACCCGAGAGTTTTTGGTCTCCCTGCTCGAATGTCCCGTCTGCTTCAGCTATATGATGCCTCCAATTATGCAGTGTTCGCGTGGTCATCTGATCTGTTCGCAGTGTCGCAACAAATTGAACGTCTGCCCCGTCTGTCGAGTGCCCATGACCAACATACGCAATCTGGCCATGGAGAAGGTGGGCTCCAAGCTGATATTTCCCTGCAAGCATGCCTGCTATGGCTGTCGCATGCGTTTGTCCTATGCAGATAAGAAATCCCATGAAGAGGACTGCGAATTTCGTCCGTATTTTTGCCCGTATCCGGATGAGAAATGTGTGTGGCAGGGCGCGCTGAAGGATGTGTATAAGCATTTTGTGAGCACGCATCAGAATGTGATCACGATGGAGGGCACCGATATTATCTTTTTGGCCACGAACGTAAATCAAGTGGGAGCACTGGACTGGACCATGATACAGTCGTGTCATGGCCGGCATTTTCTGCTCTCGCTGGAGAAGGTGCAACTGGGCGAGGGTTGTCAGCAGTATTTTGCCGCCTGTCGCATGATCGGCACTATGCGCGATGCAGCCGATTTTGATTATCTCATCTCGTTGGAGGCCAACAATCGTACACTTAAATGGCAGTCTAAGCCACGCTCTATCCGGGAAAGTTTCGTTACGTACACCAATGCTGATTTTTTGGTATTGAACAAGTCAACGGTGGAGCTCTTCTCGGAAGATGGCAATTTGGCGTTGAATATCATTATCAAAAAGGCCGACAATGGAGTACAGGATTGA
- the LOC133843772 gene encoding coiled-coil domain-containing protein 22 homolog gives MDEVDKIIMHQLQQIDASIEPTDQLTTFTPEQVVRAVSSCLLEINPTLTELPRSLPGGAMAQRFSAATVLAERCKESGYRGDIGYQIFLYPNAVELRRLLMFLIERLPRERQNADSAGKANALNAREQLQREVRKKMTDQLKAPWVPQFCRAVANRQKQGCSCQSIEFKPHLNLNIPGAKFAERSKEVQQYFEQLAPNLFQQVDASSYDLIASVLHKNDLERWGEWVPTAVNVLSVREEEVPPSPLLQVAEKLPENSEAQTPVQQLGDHVQQLRAQAEKLLAQRKTLNAHLETLKAREASAAGELENIQAVLKLHERSCLVLADPEENVAKLEALLRATEAKRQTLTQQWQDYRSPLLSTLDTLKAAKEAQQVQNVRTGIEQLELELLAKTQKHNELSVRSAQQTQQAPRKEYTRRIHEFIGNIRKQRDDIDKVLDDTRQLQKQLNVVVAQLERQFNYTDDLLFQSAKHDLHAKKAYKLLAQLHAHCSELVECVTNTGNVSKEIRELEVQIDGEKLKNVLISLQQITGDIQKFEQHIQELQSQIRTVENAITAA, from the coding sequence atggacGAGGTGGATAAAATAATCATGCACCAGCTGCAGCAAATCGATGCCAGCATTGAGCCTACGGATCAGCTGACCACCTTTACGCCTGAGCAAGTGGTGCGAGCCGTGTCCAGTTGCTTGCTGGAAATCAATCCAACGCTGACGGAGCTGCCGCGATCCTTGCCGGGTGGCGCGATGGCACAACGTTTCAGCGCGGCCACAGTGCTGGCCGAGCGATGTAAGGAGAGCGGCTACCGCGGCGACATTGGCTACCAAATCTTTCTCTATCCCAACGCTGTGGAGCTGCGACGTCTGTTGATGTTTCTCATTGAACGTTTGCCGCGGGAGCGACAGAATGCAGATAGTGCGGGCAAAGCAAATGCGCTTAATGCGCGCGAGCAATTGCAGCGAGAGGTGCGCAAGAAGATGACGGATCAATTGAAGGCACCCTGGGTGCCGCAATTCTGTCGTGCGGTGGCCAATCGTCAGAAGCAAGGCTGCAGTTGTCAGAGCATCGAATTTAAGCCACATCTGAATCTGAACATTCCTGGGGCTAAGTTTGCCGAGCGCAGCAAAGAAGTGCAACAGTATTTCGAGCAATTGGCACCGAATCTCTTTCAACAAGTGGATGCCAGCTCCTATGATCTCATTGCCTCGGTGTTGCACAAAAACGATCTGGAGCGTTGGGGCGAATGGGTGCCGACGGCTGTGAACGTGTTGAGTGTTCGGGAAGAGGAAGTGCCTCCAAGCCCACTGCTACAGGTTGCGGAGAAGCTGCCCGAAAACTCAGAGGCACAAACGCCAGTGCAACAATTGGGTGACCACGTGCAACAGTTGCGTGCTCAAGCGGAAAAGTTGCTGGCTCAGCGCAAAACACTCAACGCCCACCTGGAGACTCTCAAGGCCAGGGAAGCGTCAGCTGCAGGCGAGCTGGAGAACATACAGGCAGTGCTGAAGCTGCATGAACGCAGCTGTTTAGTGCTGGCCGATCCCGAGGAAAATGTGGCCAAGCTGGAGGCATTGCTACGTGCCACGGAAGCCAAGCGACAAACGTTGACACAACAGTGGCAGGATTATCGCAGTCCGctgttgagcacactcgacacgCTCAAGGCGGCCAAGGAAGCGCAGCAGGTGCAAAACGTACGTACGGGCATCGAGCAACTGGAGCTAGAGTTGCTGGCGAAGACGCAGAAGCATAACGAGCTGAGCGTGCGTAGCGCCCAGCAAACGCAGCAGGCACCACGCAAGGAATACACGCGCCGCATACACGAATTTATTGGCAATATACGCAAACAGCGGGACGACATCGATAAAGTGTTGGATGATACACGTCAGCTCCAGAAGCAGCTGAATGTGGTTGTTGCGCAGCTGGAGCGGCAGTTCAACTACACGGATGATCTGCTCTTTCAGAGCGCCAAGCACGATCTGCATGCGAAGAAGGCTTACAAGTTGTTGGCCCAGTTGCATGCGCATTGCAGCGAGCTGGTCGAGTGCGTCACGAATACGGGCAATGTCAGCAAGGAGATTCGAGAGCTGGAGGTGCAGATCGATGGAGAGAAGTTGAAGAATGTCCTGATCAGTTTGCAGCAGATCACTGGAGATATTCAGAAGTTTGAGCAGCATATTCAAGAGCTGCAATCACAAATACGCACAGTGGAGAATGCAATAACGGCGGCCTAA